Proteins from a genomic interval of Phragmitibacter flavus:
- a CDS encoding vWA domain-containing protein gives MSPQTTQTFLRFNGDWPTATVISIALVVALLMFFYYRRELRFHTTTPRWVLPALRSLAVLLIILCLAGPVLRHEETFRQLGRVLILADASASMDFSDETSTSTTANSPKSSRFDRLQQALLLQPNTLIQTLAQEHNVELFALRGSKADRLWWHRDNGKDTSGDLPSQIAKPNAPFTNLDQPLRDALGPSMSGAAIILLTDGQHNAPGSPEALAEQLGSHKTPIFTVGYGLEAPPPDLALSKVTAPEAIFPNGRAEGLVHINDHLPAGLPAVATITSQNKTLWQQNFTTEGTGARQIPFSFLAEELAPSPTPGDTLRNLNVRVELSGENAAKDRIQTNNETSLALHLLTQKRKILILDGRPRWETRYLHSHFDRDQRWQVTTAFDDFTNAPNSSIRQAFPKDDRDMQSYDLVILGDLRSEALQPAQHQLLHDFVQKRGGGLILLDGQRGHLQSWRDTNNSALIPVSWNSKKSANTPYTHDLTTQGQTLTALSLSDSPSANQTLWEQLPKANWAASADALPDATTLTELQSPNHPSIPGMVWRRFGAGSVLWLATDEYWRWRYEVADLHHQRFWMQLASWIAAPPFIAEDKTLSIGMDQLRYRENDKAELRVRLRDADGNILTEATNPRVNLTRDGRQIATLQLEPDPTHGGVFRAVTSNLPSGDYSINVTTNNTKVSDLALRFRVDDSSNQEWSNLTLNRPLLESISRSSGGRFLRESDINQLPELLKQIDRQETRIRETLLWSSWWWFTAIILLLTTEWLLRKHWRLV, from the coding sequence TTGTCTCCCCAAACCACACAAACTTTCCTTCGTTTCAACGGCGACTGGCCCACCGCCACCGTCATCAGCATCGCCCTCGTCGTCGCGCTGCTCATGTTCTTTTACTACCGTCGCGAACTCCGCTTCCACACCACCACCCCCCGCTGGGTGCTGCCCGCCCTCCGTTCCCTCGCCGTGCTCCTCATCATCCTCTGCCTCGCTGGCCCCGTGCTGCGTCATGAAGAAACTTTCCGCCAGCTCGGCCGTGTCCTCATCCTCGCCGACGCCAGTGCCAGCATGGACTTTAGCGACGAAACCAGCACCAGCACCACCGCTAATTCGCCCAAATCCTCCCGCTTCGACCGCCTCCAGCAAGCCCTCCTCCTGCAACCCAACACCCTCATCCAAACCCTCGCCCAGGAACACAACGTCGAACTCTTCGCCCTCCGCGGCAGCAAAGCCGACCGACTCTGGTGGCATCGCGACAACGGCAAAGATACCTCCGGCGACCTCCCCTCCCAAATCGCCAAACCCAACGCCCCCTTCACCAACCTCGACCAGCCCCTCCGCGACGCCCTCGGCCCCTCCATGAGCGGAGCCGCCATCATCCTCCTCACCGACGGCCAGCACAACGCCCCCGGCTCCCCCGAAGCCCTCGCCGAACAACTCGGCAGCCACAAAACGCCCATCTTTACCGTCGGCTACGGCCTCGAAGCTCCCCCACCCGACCTCGCCCTCAGCAAGGTCACCGCCCCCGAAGCCATCTTCCCCAACGGTCGCGCCGAAGGCCTCGTCCACATCAACGACCACCTCCCTGCCGGCCTCCCCGCCGTCGCCACCATCACGTCTCAAAACAAAACCCTCTGGCAGCAAAACTTCACCACCGAAGGCACCGGTGCCCGCCAGATCCCCTTCTCCTTCCTCGCCGAAGAACTCGCCCCCAGTCCCACTCCCGGCGACACCCTCCGCAACCTCAACGTCCGCGTCGAACTCAGCGGCGAAAACGCCGCCAAAGACCGTATCCAGACCAACAACGAAACCAGTCTCGCCCTCCACCTCCTCACCCAAAAACGCAAAATCCTCATCCTCGACGGTCGCCCCCGCTGGGAAACCCGCTACCTCCACAGCCACTTCGACCGCGACCAACGCTGGCAGGTCACCACCGCCTTCGACGACTTCACCAACGCCCCCAACAGCAGCATTCGGCAGGCCTTCCCCAAGGACGACCGCGACATGCAATCCTACGATCTCGTCATCCTCGGCGACCTCCGCTCCGAAGCCCTGCAACCCGCACAGCACCAGCTCCTCCACGACTTCGTCCAAAAACGCGGCGGCGGCCTCATCCTCCTCGACGGCCAACGCGGCCACCTGCAATCTTGGCGCGACACCAACAACAGCGCCCTCATCCCCGTCTCCTGGAACAGCAAAAAATCCGCCAACACCCCTTATACCCACGACCTCACCACCCAAGGTCAAACCCTCACCGCCCTCAGCCTCAGCGACAGCCCCTCCGCCAACCAGACGCTCTGGGAGCAGCTCCCGAAAGCCAACTGGGCCGCCTCCGCCGACGCCCTCCCCGACGCCACCACCCTCACCGAACTCCAGTCCCCCAACCACCCCAGCATCCCCGGCATGGTCTGGCGTCGCTTCGGAGCCGGCAGCGTTCTCTGGCTCGCCACCGACGAATACTGGCGCTGGCGATATGAAGTCGCCGACCTCCACCACCAACGTTTCTGGATGCAGCTCGCCTCCTGGATCGCCGCCCCTCCCTTCATCGCCGAAGACAAAACCCTCAGCATCGGCATGGACCAGCTCCGCTACCGCGAAAACGACAAAGCCGAACTCCGCGTCCGCCTTCGCGATGCCGATGGCAACATCCTCACCGAAGCCACCAATCCCCGCGTCAACCTCACCCGAGACGGCCGTCAAATCGCCACCCTCCAGCTCGAACCCGATCCCACCCACGGCGGCGTCTTCCGTGCCGTCACCAGCAACCTTCCCAGCGGCGACTACTCCATCAACGTCACCACCAACAACACCAAAGTCAGCGATCTCGCCCTCCGTTTCCGTGTGGACGACAGCTCCAACCAAGAGTGGTCCAACCTCACCCTCAACCGTCCCCTCCTCGAATCCATCTCCCGCAGCAGCGGCGGTCGATTCCTGCGCGAATCCGACATCAACCAGCTCCCTGAACTCCTCAAACAAATCGACCGCCAGGAAA
- a CDS encoding BatA domain-containing protein: protein MSFLNAILLAGAAAFTIPLLIHLLNRRRIHTVQWGAMHLLEKALKLRRRNLQLEQKLLLATRIAIPIFLALCLARPVFSLLRQFPGMDKRSLVVLLDDSASMRAAGEGGSTRDKATAELRRIIDQLPRGSDVSVILAGSPPRLLLDGPTTSHDLIFEKLNTTPSLAGPVAIAESLQLATTELKRTQTPARELLILSDFQQTDWQTVLDGGSLPELDPIKKIEPAPALTLYRSNSQLSENLALTHVDPSAFIIARDQPLALRARIQNHGQRDYQDIPVHLEADGVRIRSTRVTIAPQAEATFTLTHTFDTPGDHALTLRLEGDAFPEDNAFSLVIPVREEVKTLLISGRSGSAPMTGPADFLQIALSPHMSAATGLKDVILPTLVEEQKFRDRDLENQRVIIMANVEKLHGNQLKELQEHIKKGNSLIIFPGPNIDPRWYENDLYQKGTGLLPAKPAGFGHIDPNQMPARLLSQRHTHPATAYFNDARGMNLQDAAFTHWQKFDNIEGDTRILLNLDRGDPLLIEKPYGKGRVLLFTTTANAQWSTLPLQPAFVPLMQRLITHLATQNTPPQYQRTGNQLQLDLTEDQAKQPLQLIDPHHQAHDLKPVKNSGNENENQPAITYKDTFLPGLYELRPAKTTDTTPIRRFAFNPDPAESNLATLSSDQTRQIAERLGASFASDYDTFEKIDHSRRFGSEIWQPILLLVLFFLFAEVFLQQRIARA, encoded by the coding sequence GTGTCTTTCTTAAACGCCATCCTCCTCGCCGGTGCCGCAGCCTTCACCATCCCGCTGCTCATCCACCTGCTCAACCGACGCCGCATCCACACCGTCCAATGGGGAGCCATGCACCTCCTCGAAAAAGCCCTCAAACTCCGCCGTCGCAACCTCCAGCTTGAGCAAAAACTGCTCCTCGCCACCCGCATCGCCATCCCCATCTTTCTCGCCCTCTGCCTCGCGCGACCCGTCTTCAGCCTGCTCCGACAATTCCCCGGCATGGACAAACGCTCACTCGTCGTGCTCCTCGACGACTCCGCCTCCATGCGCGCCGCCGGTGAAGGCGGCAGCACCCGCGACAAAGCCACCGCCGAACTGCGCCGCATCATCGACCAGCTCCCGCGCGGCTCCGATGTCAGCGTCATCCTCGCCGGCAGCCCTCCCCGACTTCTCCTCGACGGACCCACCACCTCGCACGACCTCATCTTCGAAAAACTCAACACCACCCCCAGCCTCGCCGGCCCCGTCGCCATTGCCGAATCCCTCCAGCTCGCCACTACCGAACTGAAACGCACCCAAACCCCCGCCCGCGAACTCCTCATCCTTTCCGACTTCCAGCAAACCGACTGGCAAACCGTCCTCGACGGAGGCTCCCTCCCGGAACTCGACCCCATCAAAAAAATCGAACCCGCCCCCGCCCTCACCCTCTACCGCAGCAACAGCCAACTCAGCGAAAACCTCGCCCTCACCCACGTCGACCCCTCCGCCTTCATCATCGCCCGCGACCAGCCCCTCGCCCTGCGCGCCCGCATCCAAAACCACGGCCAGCGCGACTACCAGGACATCCCCGTCCACCTCGAAGCCGACGGCGTCCGCATCCGTAGCACCCGCGTCACCATCGCCCCGCAAGCCGAAGCCACCTTCACCCTCACCCACACCTTCGACACCCCCGGCGACCACGCCCTCACCCTCCGACTTGAAGGCGACGCCTTCCCCGAAGACAACGCCTTCTCCCTCGTCATCCCCGTCCGCGAAGAAGTCAAAACCCTGCTCATCTCTGGTCGCAGCGGCAGCGCTCCCATGACCGGTCCCGCCGACTTCCTCCAGATCGCCCTCAGCCCCCACATGAGCGCCGCCACCGGCCTCAAAGACGTCATCCTCCCCACCCTCGTCGAAGAACAAAAATTCCGCGATCGCGACCTCGAAAACCAGCGCGTCATCATCATGGCCAACGTCGAAAAGCTCCACGGCAACCAGCTCAAGGAACTCCAGGAACACATCAAAAAAGGCAATAGCCTCATCATCTTCCCCGGCCCCAACATCGACCCCCGCTGGTATGAAAACGACCTCTACCAAAAAGGCACCGGACTCCTCCCCGCCAAACCCGCCGGCTTTGGTCACATCGACCCCAACCAGATGCCCGCGCGCCTCCTCAGCCAGCGCCACACCCATCCCGCCACCGCTTATTTCAACGACGCCCGCGGCATGAACCTCCAAGACGCCGCCTTCACCCACTGGCAGAAATTCGACAACATCGAAGGCGACACCCGCATCCTTCTCAACCTCGACCGCGGCGACCCGCTCCTCATCGAAAAACCCTACGGCAAAGGCCGCGTCCTATTGTTCACCACCACCGCCAACGCCCAATGGAGCACCCTCCCCCTCCAACCTGCCTTCGTCCCCCTCATGCAGCGGCTCATCACCCATCTCGCTACCCAAAACACCCCTCCTCAATACCAACGCACCGGCAACCAGCTTCAACTTGACCTCACCGAAGACCAGGCCAAACAACCCCTCCAGCTCATCGATCCCCACCATCAAGCCCACGATCTCAAGCCCGTCAAAAACTCCGGCAACGAAAACGAAAACCAACCCGCCATCACCTACAAAGACACCTTCCTCCCCGGCCTCTACGAACTCCGCCCCGCCAAAACCACCGACACCACCCCCATCCGCCGCTTCGCCTTCAACCCCGACCCCGCCGAATCCAACCTCGCCACCCTCAGCAGCGATCAGACCCGTCAAATCGCCGAACGCCTCGGCGCCAGCTTCGCCTCCGACTACGACACCTTTGAAAAGATCGACCACTCCCGCCGTTTCGGTTCCGAAATCTGGCAACCCATCCTCCTCCTCGTGCTCTTTTTCCTCTTCGCCGAAGTCTTTCTCCAGCAAAGAATCGCCAGAGCCTGA
- a CDS encoding DUF6600 domain-containing protein: MKNTLATLLASICFLLIASAPPTHAQDDPVDFDYFYDNLASYGDWIEVEGYGYCFRPFVASENPDWQPYTEGSWAETEGGWTWVSEEEFGWATYHYGRWVFIDTFWAWVPGYEWAPAWVSWRTGGDYVGWAPLPPEAQWSNDRGFDSSVDVVYDIGPRYYNFIPIIHFGATNYRPHLIGRDRNITIIRETTNITSISYHQSDIRLNRIHIGGPRYDDLSRRSEQNIRRLKLIQHRDRGNDRQHHRSRVENDRFSVFAPSITRKENRNIAPREVKMKTNRDKIDRGWRGVAQEQASQLRQRIAEEKRPERDGNGPRGERGNRDNNDRDNKGPDRAIPIPNMPGQRDRDRDGENKGPRGDRGDNNNDRKGPDGAMPGQRDRESADRDPRMPRPGPDRNPGSDSNPTMPREGREKEDAEQRRRDMPTPGNRPDRKPEDQLPPGRVMPKPEESSQRSTPPANMPRPDRKPDEPRNKPEAVAPPQNRRAPGAGPGNSQNEPKRPEPRKMEERAPQPRREQPRPSAPPTQRSEKPAQEKVRERPPTPTPTPRKENKSEARQERPRSAEPSRKESPKPQAQAERREPERKKAEAPKPEQRQPQERPKSSGNKPERKGGEDDERRKKKD, encoded by the coding sequence ATGAAAAACACCTTAGCCACCCTGCTCGCCAGCATCTGCTTCCTGCTGATCGCGAGCGCCCCACCCACCCACGCGCAGGACGACCCCGTCGACTTCGACTACTTCTACGACAATCTTGCCTCCTACGGCGACTGGATCGAAGTCGAAGGTTACGGCTATTGCTTCCGCCCCTTCGTCGCTTCTGAAAATCCCGACTGGCAACCTTACACCGAAGGCTCATGGGCCGAAACTGAAGGCGGCTGGACCTGGGTCTCCGAGGAAGAATTCGGCTGGGCCACTTACCACTACGGCCGCTGGGTCTTCATCGACACCTTCTGGGCCTGGGTTCCAGGGTATGAATGGGCCCCCGCCTGGGTCAGCTGGCGCACTGGCGGCGATTACGTCGGCTGGGCACCCCTCCCACCCGAAGCTCAATGGAGCAATGACCGCGGATTCGACTCCTCCGTCGACGTCGTCTACGACATCGGACCCCGCTACTACAACTTCATCCCGATCATTCACTTCGGTGCCACCAACTACCGCCCGCACTTGATCGGTCGTGATCGCAACATCACCATCATTCGCGAAACGACCAACATCACCAGCATCAGCTATCACCAGTCCGACATCCGCCTCAATCGCATCCACATCGGCGGACCGCGCTACGATGACCTCAGCCGCCGCAGCGAACAAAACATTCGCCGTCTTAAACTCATTCAGCATCGCGACCGTGGCAACGATCGACAGCACCACCGCAGTCGCGTCGAAAACGACCGCTTCTCCGTCTTCGCTCCTTCGATCACCCGCAAAGAAAACCGCAACATTGCTCCTCGCGAAGTCAAAATGAAAACCAACCGCGACAAAATCGACCGCGGCTGGCGTGGCGTCGCCCAAGAACAGGCCAGCCAGCTACGTCAACGCATTGCCGAAGAAAAACGTCCAGAGCGTGATGGCAATGGTCCCCGCGGCGAACGTGGAAATAGAGACAACAATGATCGCGACAATAAAGGTCCTGATCGCGCCATCCCCATCCCAAACATGCCCGGACAACGTGATCGCGACCGCGATGGTGAAAACAAAGGCCCTAGAGGTGACCGCGGTGACAATAACAATGATCGCAAAGGACCCGACGGTGCCATGCCTGGTCAGCGCGACCGCGAAAGTGCCGACCGCGATCCCCGCATGCCCCGCCCTGGCCCCGACCGCAATCCAGGTTCCGACTCCAACCCCACCATGCCGAGAGAAGGCCGCGAAAAAGAAGACGCCGAACAACGTCGTCGCGATATGCCAACGCCAGGAAACCGTCCCGACCGCAAACCCGAAGACCAGCTGCCCCCAGGTCGCGTGATGCCCAAACCGGAGGAGTCGTCACAACGTAGCACTCCCCCCGCCAACATGCCCCGTCCCGACCGCAAGCCGGACGAACCGCGCAACAAACCCGAAGCCGTTGCTCCTCCACAAAACCGAAGAGCACCAGGAGCTGGACCCGGCAATAGCCAAAACGAACCCAAACGCCCTGAGCCCCGCAAAATGGAAGAGCGTGCACCCCAACCCCGCAGAGAACAACCTCGTCCCTCTGCCCCGCCAACGCAGCGCAGCGAAAAACCCGCGCAGGAGAAGGTTCGTGAGCGTCCACCGACACCTACCCCAACGCCCCGCAAAGAGAACAAATCTGAAGCACGTCAGGAACGTCCCCGGTCCGCCGAACCTTCCCGTAAAGAATCGCCCAAACCCCAAGCTCAAGCTGAACGTCGCGAACCAGAGCGTAAAAAAGCCGAGGCCCCTAAACCCGAACAACGCCAACCTCAGGAACGCCCCAAAAGTTCCGGGAACAAACCCGAGCGCAAAGGCGGTGAAGACGACGAGCGTCGCAAAAAGAAAGATTAG
- a CDS encoding metallophosphoesterase, which yields MKSLALHGLAFFLCATSTLAADRLLIDFGNATEQSPSPDLFNRHWNLFSALNQSPINPATRVDGSPWTGVSLTITDAFRTISTNNNGGELIYNSAATSDFWFVQKADNAVGAIRIDGLDPSGNTVYDIKAFVSSNRSAPEVFNTLYTATGANSASATLEAIDNISNVASIPGIIPNASGQITVRVELAANSTTYGAISVLELIARAPTDPITPDPQPNRYAAVGQTPNPPSTVSTANPEGLRAYVYESPDSFTSKLGLGELLRRAGFHVMPLPLNQPPYVPGSDPETDVDLIAIGSFASENPEYQAYMATYADDLDDFIDRAGLLIQFSQADQHEPSPPFLPDTQAASRVDTDFDSTFILVPDHSLLANVPTAADGKSLSFTLSDDSVFYRTNTSWETFDQFSGFEVILSGDPKARFPALMEGAYGQGRFFVSSLAVDKILNASTGADVSTTSQAAFNTPFFTNLYDYTALVRDRQTPPINITPQPGDSLIEDGAWTLVLLPDTQIYSQNYPGVFEAQTSWIYHNRRARNIRFVLHLGDIVNVNSRPEWENARRAFRILDNQVPYAFVPGNHDYGPGGNAATRDTFMNDYFKEELYRLTPAFGGVMETGKMDNSYHFFNAGGVNFIVMCFEWGPRDSTIAWADGILQQYPQHKAILVTHAYMNNNDFRYDISDSTRPQAYNPHNYTTPGGVNDGEELWQKLVRKHNFVLTVNGHVLGDGTGYRVDNNDAGNPVHQMLINYQFRNLGGEGYLRTLEFQPDGQTVVVKSYSPILNNYLLTTDQDFSFDLPLGAADQDNDGILDYFDADFDDDLDGLDNFNEFVIHGTSSSTADTDADGLSDLFESTAGSNPLSNERAYIDLVRNNREQFGLYTEDEIGELRPGGLLIKVEDDMVELNLQLKQSPNLQPESWQNAGPPVEWSIPVDPEFRFFRVKINDGTD from the coding sequence ATGAAATCACTCGCTCTTCACGGCCTCGCCTTTTTCCTCTGCGCCACTTCCACCCTCGCCGCTGACCGCCTTCTGATCGACTTCGGCAACGCCACCGAACAATCCCCTTCTCCGGACCTCTTCAATCGCCATTGGAACCTCTTCTCTGCACTGAACCAATCGCCCATCAACCCCGCCACCCGCGTCGACGGCTCCCCATGGACCGGCGTCAGCCTCACCATCACCGACGCCTTCCGCACCATCTCCACCAACAACAACGGCGGTGAACTGATCTACAACTCCGCTGCGACATCGGACTTCTGGTTTGTGCAAAAAGCTGACAATGCTGTCGGCGCGATCCGCATCGACGGACTCGATCCCAGCGGCAACACCGTTTACGACATCAAAGCTTTCGTCTCTTCCAATCGCAGCGCTCCCGAAGTTTTCAACACCCTCTACACCGCCACCGGAGCGAACTCAGCCTCTGCCACCCTTGAGGCCATCGACAACATTTCCAACGTCGCCAGCATTCCCGGCATCATCCCCAATGCCTCTGGACAAATCACCGTGCGCGTTGAACTCGCCGCCAACTCCACCACCTACGGAGCCATTAGCGTGCTGGAATTGATCGCCCGCGCGCCCACCGACCCCATCACCCCCGATCCGCAACCCAACCGGTATGCCGCCGTCGGTCAAACCCCCAATCCTCCTTCCACCGTCAGCACCGCCAACCCCGAAGGGCTGCGCGCTTACGTCTATGAATCCCCTGACAGCTTCACCAGCAAGCTTGGCCTCGGCGAACTCCTCCGCCGCGCCGGATTCCACGTCATGCCGCTGCCCCTCAATCAGCCACCGTATGTCCCCGGTTCCGATCCCGAAACCGACGTCGACCTCATCGCCATCGGCTCCTTCGCTTCTGAAAATCCCGAATATCAAGCCTACATGGCGACCTACGCTGATGACCTCGACGACTTCATCGATCGCGCAGGATTGCTGATCCAATTCTCACAGGCTGATCAACACGAACCCTCGCCTCCTTTCCTTCCCGACACCCAGGCAGCCAGCCGGGTCGACACCGACTTCGATTCCACCTTCATCCTCGTTCCCGACCACTCCCTCCTCGCCAACGTGCCTACCGCAGCCGACGGCAAATCCCTCTCCTTCACCCTCAGCGACGACAGCGTTTTCTACCGCACCAACACCTCCTGGGAAACCTTCGACCAGTTCTCTGGCTTCGAAGTCATCCTTTCCGGCGATCCCAAAGCCCGTTTCCCCGCCCTCATGGAAGGTGCCTACGGTCAGGGCCGCTTCTTCGTCTCCTCCCTCGCGGTCGATAAAATCCTCAACGCCTCCACCGGAGCCGATGTATCCACCACAAGTCAGGCCGCCTTCAACACACCCTTCTTCACCAACCTCTACGACTACACCGCCCTCGTGCGTGACCGTCAAACCCCGCCCATCAACATCACCCCCCAACCCGGCGATTCCCTCATCGAAGACGGTGCATGGACCCTCGTCCTGCTTCCCGACACCCAGATCTATTCGCAAAACTACCCCGGCGTCTTCGAAGCCCAAACCTCCTGGATCTATCACAACCGCCGCGCCCGCAACATCCGCTTCGTCCTGCACCTCGGCGACATCGTCAACGTCAACTCCCGTCCCGAATGGGAGAACGCCCGCCGTGCCTTCCGCATTCTCGACAACCAGGTGCCCTATGCCTTCGTCCCCGGCAACCACGACTACGGCCCGGGAGGCAACGCCGCCACGCGGGACACCTTTATGAACGACTACTTCAAGGAAGAACTCTACCGCCTCACCCCCGCTTTCGGTGGCGTCATGGAAACCGGCAAGATGGACAACAGCTACCACTTCTTCAACGCCGGCGGCGTTAACTTCATCGTCATGTGCTTCGAATGGGGCCCACGCGACAGCACCATCGCCTGGGCCGATGGCATCCTTCAGCAATACCCCCAGCACAAGGCGATCCTCGTGACCCACGCCTACATGAACAACAACGATTTCCGCTACGACATCAGCGACTCCACCCGACCCCAAGCCTACAACCCACACAACTACACCACCCCCGGCGGCGTCAACGACGGCGAGGAACTCTGGCAAAAACTCGTCCGCAAACACAACTTCGTCCTCACCGTCAATGGCCATGTGCTCGGCGACGGCACCGGCTATCGCGTCGACAACAACGACGCTGGAAATCCCGTCCACCAAATGCTTATCAACTACCAGTTCCGCAACCTCGGCGGCGAAGGCTACCTGCGCACCCTCGAGTTCCAACCCGATGGACAAACCGTCGTCGTCAAATCCTACTCCCCCATCCTCAACAACTACCTGCTCACCACCGATCAGGACTTCAGCTTCGACCTCCCCCTCGGTGCCGCCGATCAGGACAATGACGGCATCCTCGACTACTTCGATGCCGATTTCGACGACGACCTCGACGGCCTCGACAACTTCAACGAATTTGTCATCCACGGCACCTCCTCCAGCACTGCCGACACCGACGCAGACGGCCTCAGCGACCTCTTCGAATCCACCGCCGGCAGCAACCCCCTCTCCAACGAGCGAGCCTACATCGATCTCGTCCGCAACAACCGCGAACAATTCGGCCTCTACACCGAAGACGAAATCGGCGAACTCCGCCCCGGCGGCCTCCTCATCAAAGTCGAAGACGACATGGTCGAGCTGAACCTTCAACTGAAACAGAGCCCCAACCTCCAGCCCGAGTCCTGGCAAAACGCCGGACCACCCGTTGAATGGTCCATCCCTGTCGATCCCGAATTCCGCTTCTTCCGCGTCAAAATCAACGACGGCACCGATTGA
- a CDS encoding DUF58 domain-containing protein, producing the protein MARLSDLLTPEDLAQLNGLPLFARSVMEGFSTGMHASPHKGFSVEFRQHRPYVQGDEIKRLDWKIFGRSDRFFIREFDEETNLRATILVDASGSMNYRGTKGHIKFDQARKLAAALAYVLTGQQDAVGLVTFDSKVREHIPCRTKTSHLHHILDTLQKTKPGADTSLATVLRSIANNLKKRGLLMLLTDGFDDPEALLQAIGILRRQGHELIVFQLWDQDELDFPFTRWARFENLENTEDHQLLDPAAIRQRYLEVLATFRTTLTEGLRKHEVDLVPILTHEPVSAAVKAYLALRAR; encoded by the coding sequence ATGGCCCGCCTTTCTGATCTCCTCACACCCGAAGACCTCGCCCAGCTCAACGGCCTCCCGCTGTTTGCCCGCAGCGTCATGGAAGGGTTCAGCACCGGCATGCACGCCTCCCCCCACAAAGGTTTCTCCGTCGAATTCCGCCAGCATCGCCCCTACGTTCAAGGCGACGAAATCAAACGCCTCGACTGGAAAATCTTCGGTCGCAGCGACCGCTTCTTCATCCGCGAATTCGACGAAGAAACCAACCTCCGCGCCACCATCCTCGTCGACGCCAGCGGTTCCATGAACTACCGCGGCACCAAAGGCCATATCAAATTCGACCAAGCCCGCAAACTCGCCGCCGCCCTCGCTTATGTCCTTACCGGCCAGCAGGACGCCGTCGGCCTCGTCACCTTCGACAGCAAAGTGCGCGAACACATCCCCTGCCGCACCAAAACCAGTCACCTCCACCACATCCTCGACACCCTTCAAAAAACCAAACCCGGCGCCGACACCTCCCTTGCCACCGTCCTCCGCTCGATTGCCAACAACCTCAAAAAACGCGGCCTCCTCATGCTCCTCACGGACGGCTTCGACGATCCCGAAGCCCTCCTCCAAGCCATCGGCATCCTCCGCCGCCAAGGCCACGAACTCATCGTCTTCCAACTCTGGGACCAAGACGAACTCGACTTCCCCTTCACCCGCTGGGCCCGCTTCGAAAACCTCGAAAACACCGAAGACCACCAGCTCCTCGACCCCGCCGCCATCCGGCAGCGATATCTCGAAGTCCTCGCCACCTTCCGCACCACCCTCACCGAAGGCCTCCGCAAACACGAAGTCGACCTCGTCCCCATCCTCACCCACGAACCCGTCAGCGCCGCCGTCAAAGCCTACCTCGCCCTCCGCGCCCGGTGA